The following is a genomic window from Verrucomicrobiia bacterium.
GGTAGCCGGTGCCATCGCCCGATTCGGTCATTTCTTGCAGGGAATTGAACCAGTTGGTGACGTTGTAACCGTCGGCATAATTAACGGTGATCAGGTTGCCCTGCTGGTCGTAGTTGTTGATGGTGACCGCCTGAACCGGGGTGCCGAGGGCATTGGTGATATAGCTCACGCCGCCGCAGGGACAATAGCCAAAGGCAGTGACGACGCTGTTGGCGTTGGTTTCGGCGATTTCGCGGCGAAGGGCGTCATAGACGTAGTAGGTCCAATAGCCGAGCCGGTCTTTGGCGGCGGTGAGGTCCAGGATGCTGGTGCCGCCGCTGCTGTTGGCGTAGGGCGAGCCGCTCAGCAAATAATACAGATTGGTGGTGGAGGTTCCGTCCGGGTAAAGCCTGCCGGTGGGCCGGTGGAGGGCGTCCCAGAAGTTGGTGACCGTCAGGCCGCGCTCGTCGGTGGAGCTGAAAACGGTTCCGTCCGTGTTCCAGGTATAGCTTCGCGTGCGGTTTATGGGCGAATCCGTCACCTGCTGGAGGCGGTGACCGGCGTTGTAAGCGTAGCTGGTTGTTAAGCCCGAGGCGTACGTTGCGTTGGTGATCTGGTGGGTTGTGCCGTCGTAGGCGTAGGTGGTCGCCTGCCCGAGGGCATCGTAATTGGTGGTGACCTGGTGGAAGGCATTGAAGATGTTACTTGTGGCGACAATGCCCAGGGTGTTTGTCCAGGCGATGAGGTCGCTGTTGTTTGCGGACCAGAAGTAGCCCTCGGAGCGGGTCAGGACCGAGCTGCCGCTGAGCCAGGCTTCGGTGATTTGCGTCGGAAGCCCGTTTGTCAGGAGCTGGAGGTACTGGTACCAGGTGCTGCCGTCGGGCATTACGCGGGCGATGACCGAGGGCATTTTTTGGGCGCCCACCTCGTAATCGACGCCTGCGGGTTTGCAAGCGTAATCGTACCAGGTGATTTGGCCTTCGGTGGTTCCGTCGGGGCTGGGGGCCTGTTCGAGGGAAAGGGAATCCCAATGGGTGTACGTGGGCTCCGTGTCCGCCAGCCAGTGACGGATGCGGGCCTGCTTGAAAATGGCCCAGTCAAAGCTGCCGGGATCGGTGTTCACGTAATTAGCGAACTGCTCGGGATTCCAGTAGAATGTGTTGCGCTCCTGGCGGCTGCCGGCGTCTTTGTCCAGCGTCCCAACAGGAGTGTTGGTGGGGATTTGACTGGTGGCGTAATCGGGCCAGTCGGTGTTGGTGTACTGGTTCATTTGGGCGTAGAACTCCTGTTGACCGAGGGAGTTGGTGACCAGGACGGTGCGGTCGAAAATCCCGGTTGAGTCGTTTTCGGCAAAGGACGTTGTGCCGTAAGGAGTTATCAACTGGCTCAGGGGGCCGCCCCAGGCGTTCGTATAGACGAATTGCGAAGCCAGTCCGGCGGCATCGACGAGGTTGGTCAGGATGGGCCAGTAATAATCGAAATAGCCGAAGGACACGGAGGCTCCATAGGAGGCTACCACGGCGGTCACCGCGCTTGCCGTGTTATTGGTGAACTGCAGGGAGAAGGTTGTGCCGTCTGCCGCAGTGACATTGGTCAGGTAAAAATTCTGATCATAGGCGAAAGAGGTGCTGATTCCCGAGGCATCTGATGCCTGGGTCATGTAGAAAAGCCCCTCATACGATGTATCGCTGCTGTCTTCCAGGCCATAACTGGCTTGCGAGCCGTTAGGAAAGTGCAGCACGAGGTTGGTGATAGCGCCCGCCGGTCCTTGCTTTTCGAGGTAAATTTGGTGCCAGTAATTAATCGAGCTTATACTCGAGCCCGATGCAAAGTCGAATGTGGCCCAGGCTCCTGTGGGCAGCATCAGGTCTGCCGTGTATTCGTCGGAGCTGAGTTCGACGAAGGAAAAGAAGGAGCAGGACCAGAGGCCGGAGCTGCCAGCGTTGTTTCCCATTTGGGCGCCGTGCCAGTAGGCGCCGGAAACCCTGCTCGCAGCGGTTCTGTCGTGGAAGGATAGTCCCAGTTGCACGACGGGACCGTAGGCAGGCTGGTACTGCATCGGGGTATCGTGCAGCCAGACGTTCACAAAGGGTTCCGTCACAAACCATATTGGCATGCCGCCGCAGGAACTGCACGTTTGGGCCTCGGGTGGTGGCGAGTTGGGAGGTGGACCCGCTGGTGGAGGGGCGCCGGGTGGGGGGCCGCTAGCTGGCGGCTCATTGGGGGGAGGACCTCCTGGAGGACCTCCGCCCCCGCCGCCGCTCGGGTTTGTTGGACAGGGGCACGATGTCGGCGTGGCGTTTGTGCACCCCGGATCGTTGTGGTCCGGTACGAAAGGGTTGTGGCACCGCCCACGGTAACCGGCCGCTGTGAGCGGATCGATGCTGGTGAGAGAGGTCGCTGTGGACGGCGGGAGCGCATCGCTGACCACAACACAGCCGGTAGCCTCCTGGGCCATTTCCGGCGCCGTTAGCCATGTTGAGCCATAGGCAACGGGATCGTAGATGTTGTAAAACGCGCCACGTTGCTCGCGGATAACCACGAAGTGGTCGGAGCGGAGGTGCATTATGGACGGAACAGGAAGCGCGCTAAAATTAGTAAGGAACGCAGCGTGCACCCTGAGGCCCGCTGCGGTGGCAATGGTGAGCAGGTCTGCGGCGGTAAAGCCGTTGGTTGAGGAAGCAACCTCATCCACGTCCTTCGGGAGGAACTGGCCCGGCTGGGTCAACCGGCCGAGCTGGTCCAGGCAGTAAAGGCCGCATTTGTAGGATTCGTTGGGGTGTTTGGCGACCCAAGCGCGCATTTCGCGCGCCCATCCCCACTCGCTACCACCAGCGGGCAAACCGAGCTGGGAAACTTCCGACTCCAAAGTGTTCAGGTCCGCAATCCTCCCGGTGAGGGCAAGCAGTTTTGCCAGTCCGGCGCTCGAGGAGATCGCGACGGATTGAGCCACCGCGTCGGAGGAGCCTTGGGCGGCGTCGAAAGCATCGAGGAAATGGTTCATAGCCAGAGAATAGCCGCAGCGCACGAGAGCGCGGCGCCCCAGCCATAGGTGAACGCTGGGCGTCCAGGCGGAGGCGGGGTTATTGGTTGTGAAGCTCTCGAGTTCGGCACGCAGTTCATCATCGACGGGAGAGGGCCTCGGTTTGTATATCCAGGTGCTGTTTCATAGGAAATTGATTTGGGTCTCATCCTCTTATACGGAGCGAGGGGTCAAAATCTTTCAAAGACTCGTCAAACTATTTGAGATTCTTTTTGGGGCGCAGTGTGGGAGGAGTGAGGTTGGCATGGTCCAACTTGCTGGCATCCGAGGGGAAAGCCACTGGGCATTTCCGAGGTTCGTTTAGGGTTTTGCAGGAGTGGCGGATTGGCTCTTTTCGCCCTGAGTGCGTTTTCCACTTCGCGTTGGCAACATCATCGTTCGCGTCCCTCCGTGGCTAATGACAGAGTCGAAGCAACGAGCCGCCATTCCTGAGTGTAGGAGACGACGTAAGGAGTCTCTGATCAGCAACTTCCGGGTGAACCAAAGGCGGCCAGTCTGACAATCTTGATTAGAGACTCCTTACGTCGTCTCCTACAAAGGTTTGGAACTGCCTCGCCATTTTCCAAAGAGGTTCCTAGGATGTCGAGAGCCTTGTTTGGAAAAGGCTCTGACATGAGAATTTTGGCCATCGACCATGGGACAAAGCGCATCGGCATTGCAATCAGCGATGAACTGAAAATGATTGCGCAGCCTCTCCAGTACATTGAGGCGGAGCCTTTCGAGGCGTTTCTCGCGCGGCTGAAGGAATTGCTGCGCCAAAAGGAGGTGGAACTGATCCTCATCGGGATGCCGCGCAATATGGATGGTACCTACGGGCCTGCAGCCGCCAAGGTACAGGAGTTCGTGAGCGCTTTGAGGGCTGGCCTGAGCGTGCCCATCAAAACATGGGATGAAC
Proteins encoded in this region:
- the ruvX gene encoding Holliday junction resolvase RuvX codes for the protein MRILAIDHGTKRIGIAISDELKMIAQPLQYIEAEPFEAFLARLKELLRQKEVELILIGMPRNMDGTYGPAAAKVQEFVSALRAGLSVPIKTWDERLTSAQANRLLIQGGVRRQKRKETVDKMAAAILLQSYLDGLSG
- a CDS encoding cysteine peptidase family C39 domain-containing protein, giving the protein MNHFLDAFDAAQGSSDAVAQSVAISSSAGLAKLLALTGRIADLNTLESEVSQLGLPAGGSEWGWAREMRAWVAKHPNESYKCGLYCLDQLGRLTQPGQFLPKDVDEVASSTNGFTAADLLTIATAAGLRVHAAFLTNFSALPVPSIMHLRSDHFVVIREQRGAFYNIYDPVAYGSTWLTAPEMAQEATGCVVVSDALPPSTATSLTSIDPLTAAGYRGRCHNPFVPDHNDPGCTNATPTSCPCPTNPSGGGGGGPPGGPPPNEPPASGPPPGAPPPAGPPPNSPPPEAQTCSSCGGMPIWFVTEPFVNVWLHDTPMQYQPAYGPVVQLGLSFHDRTAASRVSGAYWHGAQMGNNAGSSGLWSCSFFSFVELSSDEYTADLMLPTGAWATFDFASGSSISSINYWHQIYLEKQGPAGAITNLVLHFPNGSQASYGLEDSSDTSYEGLFYMTQASDASGISTSFAYDQNFYLTNVTAADGTTFSLQFTNNTASAVTAVVASYGASVSFGYFDYYWPILTNLVDAAGLASQFVYTNAWGGPLSQLITPYGTTSFAENDSTGIFDRTVLVTNSLGQQEFYAQMNQYTNTDWPDYATSQIPTNTPVGTLDKDAGSRQERNTFYWNPEQFANYVNTDPGSFDWAIFKQARIRHWLADTEPTYTHWDSLSLEQAPSPDGTTEGQITWYDYACKPAGVDYEVGAQKMPSVIARVMPDGSTWYQYLQLLTNGLPTQITEAWLSGSSVLTRSEGYFWSANNSDLIAWTNTLGIVATSNIFNAFHQVTTNYDALGQATTYAYDGTTHQITNATYASGLTTSYAYNAGHRLQQVTDSPINRTRSYTWNTDGTVFSSTDERGLTVTNFWDALHRPTGRLYPDGTSTTNLYYLLSGSPYANSSGGTSILDLTAAKDRLGYWTYYVYDALRREIAETNANSVVTAFGYCPCGGVSYITNALGTPVQAVTINNYDQQGNLITVNYADGYNVTNWFNSLQEMTESGDGTGY